The following nucleotide sequence is from Megalops cyprinoides isolate fMegCyp1 chromosome 19, fMegCyp1.pri, whole genome shotgun sequence.
TTGTCAGATTATCCACATAGATGacacagatatttttttatttacagtccTAAATTAAACAGACCTTTCCAAGAAGGAGGCCCAGTGGGTGTTAGGGAAATAGATATACAGCAggattgcaggttcaaatccagtAAGGGTGTTATCTTtcataccttccacaaagcaTTAATAAAGGACATGGAACTAATGAAAGTGATGGTGAAGTGAATACCACCTGCATTGTTATACACCattatacataaacacactgatGCTCTCTTGTGCTTTTGAAACCACCTTGATGGCTGTCATCATTGTTTCTCCAAGAGTTCTTGAAATATCTTTCACTAGTCTACTGAACCCTGGAGCAGGGAACTTcgcctgaactgcttcagtaaatatccagctgcataatggtgtgtgaaatgtaagctATATAAGTTGCCTTCTATAGAGAGAAGCTTTTCAAGTAgttaatgaaataatgcatgATAGCATGTAAATAATAAGCACTGGAATTCAAGGTTAACGGTTGATCCAGATGAAGTTCTGCAGTTAACCTCCTTCTGTTACCCCTCCCCCTGCACAGTGGCTCCCACTTCAATCCACCATTCACTATTGCCATCTTcctgtgtggaggtgtggagcTCGGCATGGTGGCCCCGTACATTATCAGTCAGCTGATTGGAGGGGTAGTCGGAGCTGCCATGTCAAAGGTCAGCCCAACATTGAGGTGATTCATTAGTATAGTGACATAGGGGTTTTTCCACTCCTGCTAACTGAAGTAGCTATTTGCTATATGCCAATATGTgtagcatgttttaaaaatatactacTGTATGTGAAATTGTTTATCCTATTACATATAATTTTTCAAGGTGTTTTATAAGatgtattgcattttaatgagatAATGTATATAGAGGTAGTTAAAATGTGAATGATGTTATCTGCAGTTCTGTGCCCCATGGAGGACCCAAACCTGTAACCTTCTGGTTAAAAGTGCAGTTCCTCCACACCGGTACCTGGAGAGCTGAACCCTTACTGAATCAGTTTTTTTAGATGATGACGGTGGAGGAGAACTATGCCAAAGCCACGGGAGCTGCCTTCACCATCCTGCAGTCAGAGGAGCAGCTGCCACGGGCCATTTTTGCTGAGGCGGCCATGACGTGCCTGGTCACTGTGGTGGTGCTGATGGGCGCTTTGAATGGCAAGACCAAGAGCCCCATGGTGCCCTTCCTGGTGGGAAGCGCCATCATCATCAACGTTCTGGCTGGGTGCGTGTCTATGGCAACGGTCTATACTGAAGGGTTGACTGAcggagtgagtgagggagtgagtgtctgagtgagtgagtctcTGAGGGAGTGTTgactgattaattgattgattgattgatctaCCAAATTAGGGCAGTCTCCATGTGCTGATAGTTCACTTGTTACCACAGAGCCGACATTTCCGGGACATGTCTGAACCCCGCCCGAGCGATGGGACCAGCAGTGATGACCAGCTACTGGACATACCACTGGGTGTACTGGGCCGGCCCCATAGCAGGCAGTTTGGTGGCTGTAGTTTTTGTCAGGTAAGAGGGCCAGGAGCtcagaattacattacattacattacgctatttagcagacactcttagccagagcgacttccaaataagtgcatcacaatgcttagagtagttatcgagaagcACTACAAGAGGTCAttaagatactgagttaagtgctcAACTGGTAtagagcatttttttaaatagaaaatagggatagataggacAGATAGAGAAGgaggtagactagagataaagcttgaagagatgagttttcagctttctcttgaagccacccagggagtctgttgtacaAACCCCAGCAGGAatctcattccaccagtgtcAAGCAAGTACTTAGAAGAGGCGGGTcagagagatgctgcccttgtatttcgggacacagaGGCGACCTGAGGTAGCATAGCAGAGCGCTCTCACTGActtgtaggccttgatcatgtcctgtatgtattggggggctgatcccttaagtcccttaaaggttagtaacaaggtcttgaacttgatccttaCGGCAAtcggtagccagtggagggactcaaagagagGTATCAGATGGGCCTGCTTGGGGGGGTTGAACGTCAGTCAGGCTGCTGCgttctggataagctgcagTGGTCAGATGGCATTTGCCGGGAGGCCGGCAAGCAGCGAGGTGCAGACGTCACAGGATGGGAGCCTGGGTCATGACTTGGGCTGAGTATTTGGAGGGGTCTGGTCTGATCTTCCTGATGTTGAATAAcaggaatctgcagatcctggttgtggctACAATATGCGccttgaaagacagattgctgtCCAAGGTTACCCCTAGGTTTTTGCCGTCTGTGGTTGCCATTACCTTTGCATTATCAATGCAAATTTAGataattacagaaacaaaatagAATACACCAGTCTGGCCTGCAGAGTTGAGATCTATGAGTGTAGCCTGAAAACCCACATCTTTAGACTGTTCATCACAGACCATTAGTTCTAACTCAACATCCAACATTACTCTTCTGATGCAGCACTTTCTATTAAAAAACTAACACACTGTACTCAGCTATGCTGATTTATATGTGCACTGAGTATTAACTTCGCACTGAacagtacataaatatatatatggtatTTTATTTCAGAGTTTTCTCTAATTGGGCATGGTGAAATTAACATAGAAGCTGAACTGTGCACGGAGCTGTGCTACTTTACACTTTAGACCCGTTGCCTGTGGTTAGGtcttgtcattttcatttgatgttgCTTTCCATATTGGCCTAGTAAGCCGCTTTGCATACAAGTggctgtcaaatgaataaaggtGAAAGCACACACAACAGGGCAAATGGACCAATGGTTACACAAGTGTCTGAATATTACAACAGAGCGTTAAGGGCCTGACAGGTACAGTATAGTCCAGCTTCATTTATTGGCATTATCACACTGAATCTTTTTAACTTTCTTTTCCAGACTCGTGCTTGGAGATGAAAAGACCCGTCTTATCCTGAAGTGACACGCTTGCTGAATGTTGGGTTAATCGACGTTGGACTTTATTTTGTGTGCAAAAATGTGCATGAGAATAAGCGTGCCTAAAAGGGCCATGGGGTGCTTCTatagaagaaaaataaacccACGGACAGTGTTTGATTGGCCATATCAAAATTTCATGAATATGCCTCATAAAGGGTCATTTGTTTGGGGTATGCTTGGTACATCCATTTAAACACTTTCACcaggggggggggctctttcTCAAATGCTTTACTGgctgaaaaatgtcaaattcagGTCATCAAGGTCCAATTACATGTACAAGCTAAATTATTGTCGGGAAAGCTATTGATTTCCTTTCATAGGGAAATCCACGGTGTCCCTGTCCACTTGAGAATACACAGATATTTCATCTGTGGGTaatctctgtttttgtcttcttgCCTACTGTAAGTTAAATATTTTAGTTCTCTTCTGTCCACTCTTAAAGCTGAAACACTGG
It contains:
- the aqp8b gene encoding aquaporin-8b; this encodes MAEDETELCTVETALIKNAKKAGRPPNTFERLIQPCLAELVGTALFVFIGCVSVIENVEATGRMQPALVHGLAVAVLVACMAEISGSHFNPPFTIAIFLCGGVELGMVAPYIISQLIGGVVGAAMSKMMTVEENYAKATGAAFTILQSEEQLPRAIFAEAAMTCLVTVVVLMGALNGKTKSPMVPFLVGSAIIINVLAGADISGTCLNPARAMGPAVMTSYWTYHWVYWAGPIAGSLVAVVFVRLVLGDEKTRLILK